A single genomic interval of Xyrauchen texanus isolate HMW12.3.18 chromosome 8, RBS_HiC_50CHRs, whole genome shotgun sequence harbors:
- the LOC127648328 gene encoding von Willebrand factor A domain-containing protein 7-like — protein MRAVRSTFLLLSLLIGVQTFHILREPKSKNHQEITRLAILRATANVCKSLDPEFKKPEVLETKTLAKACKRKIYASNFETGVKSICYHNVMIDIKHASSEKHHFDSEKFDGGKELIIKGIENICSHASSGKFDDARQALGGLLHTLQDFYSHSNWIELGNDKPYTALISRKTQLTNLAGDKKTCVENPSDHSSGAKLLDSIIKDKILTSGYFGTKKPKGKCSHGGALDFTTGRGKSWDGTNKDYSESNHGSLHDKASSVAIDATVELLEKIQRKITNEKFLRLVGLHEEKPKGSLKMKLIPFKLDSRYKDVEGQPT, from the exons ATGAGGGCAGTGAGGAGCACATTTCTGCTGCTGAGTCTTCTGATTGGTGTTCAGACGTTTCATATTTTGAGAGAACCAAAATCCAAAAATCATCAAGAGATCACAAGATTGGCCATCCTACGAGCTACTGCAAATGTCTGCAAGAGTTTGGATCCAGAGTTCAAAAAG CCAGAGGTGTTGGAAACAAAAACACTGGCCAAGGCCTGCAAACGCAAGATTTATGCAAGTAATTTTGAAACAGGTGTAAAAAGTATCTGCTATCACAATGTGATGATTGACATTAAGCACGCCAGCAGTGAGAAACACCATTTTGACAGTGAGAAATTTGATGGTGGGAAAGAACTTATAATCAAAGGAATAGAAAATATATGCAGTCATGCTTCAAGTGGGAAATTCGATGATGCAAGGCAGGCACTTGGGGGACTCCTGCATACTTTACAG GATTTCTACAGTCACAGTAACTGGATAGAGTTGGGAAATGACAAACCTTACACTGCCCTCATCAGTCGGAAGACACAACTAACCAACCTTGCAG GTGACAAGAAAACATGTGTGGAGAATCCTTCAGATCATTCATCTGGGGCAAAACTTCTGGATAGCATTATCAAGGATAAGATTCTGACATCAGGATACTTTGGGACAAAGAAACCAAAAG GGAAGTGCAGTCATGGAGGAGCTTTAGATTTCACCACTGGCCGTGGGAAAAGCTGGGATGGCACAAATAAGGATTACAGTGAATCCAACCACGGTTCATTGCATGACAAAGCTTCAAGTGTTGCCATCGATGCCACCGTGGAACTGCTGGAGAAGATCCAGAGAAAAATTACGAACGAAAAATTCCTCAG ACTGGTGGGGCTTCACGAGGAAAAGCCAAAAGGATCATTGAAAATGAAATTGATTCCCTTTAAACTCGATTCAAGATATAAGGATGTAGAGGGGCAGCCAACTTAA
- the LOC127648336 gene encoding von Willebrand factor A domain-containing protein 7-like, with protein MAILRATANVCKSLEKDFKEPAKLDVPGLALACKRKEYESNFEKGIKMICYHNVMIDLKHPSSEKHHFDSEKFKDGKELIINGIKQTNQNVSSGKFDAARTALGGILHTLQDFNSHSNWIELGNDKPFSDLINPDKQLTNLADGMNTCEENNKDKKSGAKLLQSIIDKKILTSGYFGLKKPKGKCSHGGLLDFTTGIGKGWDGMNKDYTESNKGHGAQHNKAAKVAIDATVELLEKILQTITGPNFLRLVGLHEDKIAGNPSIPTIDLNSRYPDANKPDQMV; from the exons ATGGCCATCCTACGAGCTACTGCAAATGTCTGCAAGAGTTTGGAGAAAGATTTTAAAGAG CCAGCAAAGCTGGATGTACCTGGACTGGCATTGGCCTGCAAACGCAAGGAGTATGAAAGTAATTTTGAAAAAGGCATAAAAATGATCTGCTATCACAATGTGATGATAGACTTGAAGCACCCCAGCAGTGAGAAACACCATTTTGACAGTGAGAAATTTAAAGATGGGAAAGAACTTATAATCAATGGAATAAAACAAACCAACCAAAATGTTTCAAGTGGGAAATTTGATGCTGCCAGAACGGCACTTGGGGGAATTCTGCATACTTTACAG GATTTCAACAGTCACAGTAACTGGATTGAGCTGGGAAATGACAAACCTTTCAGTGATCTCATCAATCCAGATAAACAACTAACCAACCTTgcag ATGGCATGAATACATGTGAGGagaataataaagataaaaagtctggggcaaaacttCTACAAAGCATCATTGATAAAAAGATTCTTACATCAGGATACTTTGGGTTAAAGAAACCAAAag GAAAGTGCAGTCATGGAGGTCTTTTAGATTTCACCACTGGTATTGGGAAAGGATGGGACGGTATGAATAAGGATTACACTGAATCCAACAAAGGCCACGGTGCTCAACATAACAAAGCTGCAAAAGTTGCCATTGATGCCACTGTTGAACTGCTGGAGAAGATCTTACAAACAATTACAGGGCCCAACTTCCTCAG ACTGGTGGGACTTCATGAGGACAAGATTGCAGGAAATCCTTCCATTCCTACAATTGACTTAAATTCAAGATATCCGGATGCAAACAAGCCAGATCAAATGGTGTAA